In one Microbulbifer pacificus genomic region, the following are encoded:
- a CDS encoding sulfite exporter TauE/SafE family protein — protein MEVLLLYLLVGMGAGTIAGLFGVGGGLIIVPALVLMFTAQGVAPEILTHMAVGTSLATIIITSVSSIRTHHGKRAVDWKIFATMAPGILIGSWLGGMTADWLSGAWLQLLIGIFAVVIGMKMWIDGLRKAELPADGGRVPGKAGLTLAGAVIGWASAIFGIGGGSLTVPFLSRCHVVMQRAVATSAACGLPIAIAGALSFAVQGWSDPQLPAWSSGYIYWPAFFGIVLTSTWFARLGAKLAHRLSPQILKNCFAGLLLVIGARFIWLNYAVVFG, from the coding sequence GTGGAAGTTTTATTGCTTTATCTGCTGGTTGGGATGGGGGCGGGTACCATCGCGGGGCTGTTTGGGGTCGGCGGCGGATTGATCATCGTACCCGCACTGGTCCTGATGTTTACTGCTCAAGGCGTTGCACCGGAAATCCTTACCCATATGGCGGTCGGTACTTCACTCGCGACCATCATCATCACCTCGGTAAGCTCCATCCGCACCCATCATGGCAAGCGCGCGGTGGACTGGAAAATTTTCGCCACAATGGCGCCAGGCATACTGATTGGCTCCTGGTTGGGAGGCATGACCGCGGACTGGCTGTCCGGTGCCTGGCTGCAATTACTGATCGGGATTTTCGCCGTGGTTATCGGCATGAAAATGTGGATTGACGGCTTGCGCAAGGCCGAACTGCCAGCCGATGGTGGCCGCGTGCCAGGCAAGGCTGGGCTGACACTGGCAGGTGCGGTGATCGGCTGGGCGTCAGCCATCTTTGGTATTGGCGGGGGTTCATTGACCGTGCCGTTCCTGTCTCGTTGCCATGTCGTTATGCAGCGCGCGGTCGCCACCTCCGCCGCCTGTGGCCTTCCCATTGCCATTGCAGGTGCCCTGAGTTTTGCCGTACAGGGCTGGAGTGACCCACAACTGCCGGCGTGGAGCAGCGGTTATATTTACTGGCCGGCGTTTTTCGGCATCGTCCTTACCAGTACCTGGTTCGCTCGTCTTGGTGCCAAACTGGCCCACAGGTTGTCGCCGCAGATCCTGAAAAACTGCTTTGCTGGATTGCTGCTTGTGATCGGGGCACGATTCATCTGGCTGAATTACGCGGTGGTATTCGGCTGA
- the pnp gene encoding polyribonucleotide nucleotidyltransferase, producing the protein MNPVTKTFQYGKDQVTIETGRIARQATGAALVTMGETVVLCTVVGAKDAKPGQDFFPLSVHYQEKAYAAGKIPGGFFKREGRPSEKETLTSRLIDRPIRPLFPKGFMNEVQVMCTVLSAEKDVDPDIAAMIGTSAALAVSGIPFSGPIGAARVGYTEKDGYILNPGYKALKESELDMVVAGTKDAVLMVESEAAELPEDIMLGAVLYAHQEMQAVVKVCEELKAEAGKPTWDWQPEAANEELKSALESQFGEQVKEAYRITDKQQRTTRLGELRSAAAAALATEEVDEGTVKTYFGKLEKKIVRGAVVRGEPRIDGRDTKTVRPISVEVGVLPKGHGSALFTRGETQALVVATLGATRDAQIIDALEGERKDYFMLHYNFPPYSVGEAGRVGATGRREIGHGRLARRGIAAVLPNPESFPYTLRVVSEITESNGSSSMASVCGSSLALMDAGVPLKAPVAGIAMGLVKEEDGFAVLTDILGDEDHLGDMDFKVAGTASGVTALQMDIKIEGITEEIMETALEQALQARLHILAEMNKVIGASREVVNENAPRYATLKIHPDKIRDVIGKGGATIRSITEETGASIDIEDDGTVKVFGEDGQSLEAAVTRIEEITAEAEIGAIYEGKVVRIVDFGAFVNFLPGKDGLVHISQIAEERVNAVTDYLSEGQMVKVKVLDVDQRGRIKLSIKEATAEQAEEATGEE; encoded by the coding sequence GTGAATCCAGTAACCAAAACATTCCAGTACGGAAAAGACCAGGTCACCATCGAAACCGGCCGCATCGCGCGCCAGGCTACCGGTGCGGCGCTTGTCACCATGGGCGAAACCGTTGTGCTGTGTACCGTTGTCGGTGCCAAAGACGCCAAGCCTGGCCAGGACTTTTTCCCGCTGTCCGTGCACTACCAGGAAAAGGCCTATGCGGCCGGCAAGATTCCCGGTGGCTTCTTCAAGCGTGAAGGCCGTCCGTCCGAGAAAGAAACCCTGACCTCCCGCCTGATCGACCGTCCGATCCGTCCGCTGTTCCCGAAAGGTTTCATGAACGAAGTACAGGTAATGTGTACCGTTCTGTCCGCGGAAAAGGACGTGGATCCGGATATCGCTGCCATGATCGGCACCTCCGCGGCACTCGCTGTGTCCGGTATCCCGTTCAGTGGTCCGATCGGCGCCGCGCGTGTGGGTTACACCGAAAAAGACGGCTATATCCTGAACCCGGGCTACAAAGCACTGAAAGAGTCCGAGCTGGACATGGTGGTTGCGGGTACCAAAGATGCCGTATTGATGGTGGAGTCTGAAGCGGCCGAGCTGCCGGAAGACATCATGCTGGGCGCGGTGCTGTACGCGCACCAGGAAATGCAGGCGGTTGTCAAAGTCTGTGAAGAACTGAAAGCCGAAGCTGGCAAGCCCACCTGGGACTGGCAGCCGGAAGCCGCCAACGAAGAGCTTAAGTCTGCACTGGAATCCCAGTTTGGCGAGCAGGTGAAGGAAGCCTACCGCATCACCGACAAGCAGCAGCGCACCACCCGTCTGGGCGAACTGCGCAGCGCTGCGGCAGCGGCGCTGGCCACGGAAGAGGTGGACGAAGGCACCGTAAAAACCTACTTCGGCAAGCTCGAGAAGAAAATCGTACGCGGTGCCGTGGTGCGCGGCGAACCCCGTATCGATGGTCGCGACACCAAAACCGTGCGCCCGATCAGCGTGGAAGTGGGCGTGCTGCCGAAAGGCCACGGCTCTGCACTGTTCACCCGCGGTGAAACCCAGGCTCTGGTTGTGGCCACCCTCGGTGCTACCCGCGATGCGCAGATCATCGACGCTCTGGAAGGCGAGCGCAAAGACTACTTCATGCTGCACTACAACTTCCCTCCCTACTCCGTAGGTGAAGCGGGTCGTGTAGGCGCTACCGGTCGCCGCGAAATCGGCCATGGCCGTCTGGCCCGCCGCGGTATCGCTGCAGTACTGCCGAACCCGGAAAGCTTCCCCTACACCCTGCGTGTGGTTTCCGAGATCACCGAATCCAACGGCTCCAGCTCTATGGCGTCCGTGTGTGGTTCCAGCCTGGCGCTGATGGATGCGGGCGTACCGCTGAAAGCACCGGTGGCCGGTATCGCAATGGGTCTGGTGAAGGAAGAAGACGGTTTTGCGGTTCTGACCGACATCCTGGGTGACGAAGATCATCTGGGCGATATGGACTTCAAGGTAGCCGGTACCGCTTCTGGTGTGACCGCGCTGCAGATGGACATCAAGATCGAAGGCATTACCGAAGAGATCATGGAGACTGCCCTCGAGCAGGCCCTGCAGGCTCGCCTGCACATTCTCGCGGAAATGAACAAAGTGATTGGTGCGTCCCGTGAAGTGGTGAACGAGAATGCTCCGCGCTACGCGACCCTGAAGATCCATCCGGACAAGATCCGCGACGTGATCGGCAAGGGCGGTGCGACCATCCGCTCCATCACCGAAGAAACCGGTGCTTCCATCGACATCGAAGACGACGGCACCGTCAAAGTCTTCGGTGAAGACGGCCAAAGCCTGGAAGCGGCGGTTACCCGCATCGAGGAAATCACCGCGGAAGCGGAGATCGGTGCGATCTACGAAGGCAAGGTGGTACGCATCGTCGACTTCGGCGCATTCGTGAACTTCCTGCCGGGCAAAGACGGTCTGGTACACATCTCCCAGATCGCGGAAGAGCGCGTCAATGCGGTGACCGACTACCTGAGCGAAGGTCAGATGGTGAAGGTCAAGGTGCTGGACGTAGACCAGCGCGGCCGCATCAAGCTGTCCATCAAGGAAGCCACCGCGGAGCAGGCAGAAGAGGCGACCGGCGAGGAGTAA
- a CDS encoding peptide MFS transporter, with product MTSNVADVSTASPRSGSGELLGHPKGLYICFATELWERFSFYGMKYLLLLYLTKYHLFTDSAGYDVLGAYAGLVYALPLIGGLLADRYLGMRKAVLFGGILLCLGHLLMAVEGHQAISYAAGTVLSEAITLNDGTVIAAGTTLASDVIIQDVVALKVFFMALALITVGVGFLKPNISTIVGQLYAKNDPRRDAGFTIFYMGINVGSFIATLLCGWLGETYGWGYGFGVAGIGMVLGLITFTWGQKFLDGLAEPSRPEVLKEKALGPINKEWAVYLGGIASLALVWFLVQSEPVVHLAQNSLLIVAIVGLILFSMLHKDSKGKDMIALAMAVATAALGLIWAFTDVDVWLGCMLLGLVAFIGYGFVRHYSEEFSRTVVLMVLITSTIVFWALFEQSAGSMTLYADRVLDRAVGDGEIRASMFGSLNAGFIMLLAIPFAALWVWLGKRGWEPSTPVKFGLGIIQAGLGFGALVLGAAFPTEAGKVAMIWLVLAYLLHTTGELCLSPVGLSAVTKLSIGKVVSVSMGTWFLATALSETVATRIGKMAAMPQDSGTDVASTLATYTNLYEYLMWWGLGVGALMIVISPLLKKGMCGIR from the coding sequence ATGACATCAAATGTCGCAGACGTCTCAACGGCGTCCCCCCGCTCTGGTTCGGGCGAATTGCTCGGCCATCCGAAAGGTCTCTACATCTGTTTTGCTACCGAACTCTGGGAGCGATTCTCTTTCTACGGCATGAAGTACCTGCTTCTGCTGTATTTGACCAAATACCACCTGTTCACCGACAGCGCCGGCTACGACGTACTCGGTGCCTATGCCGGCCTGGTTTACGCCCTTCCACTGATCGGTGGACTGCTGGCCGACCGCTATCTGGGCATGCGCAAGGCTGTACTGTTTGGCGGTATCCTGCTCTGCCTGGGCCACTTGCTGATGGCCGTCGAAGGACATCAGGCCATCTCCTACGCCGCTGGCACGGTACTCAGCGAAGCGATCACTCTGAACGACGGCACGGTCATTGCCGCCGGCACCACACTGGCCAGTGATGTGATCATCCAGGACGTGGTGGCGCTGAAGGTATTCTTCATGGCACTGGCGCTGATCACGGTGGGTGTGGGCTTCCTCAAGCCGAATATTTCCACCATCGTCGGCCAGCTCTATGCCAAGAACGATCCCCGCCGCGATGCCGGCTTCACCATCTTCTACATGGGCATTAACGTGGGCTCTTTCATCGCCACCCTGCTGTGTGGCTGGCTGGGTGAAACCTACGGCTGGGGCTATGGCTTCGGTGTGGCGGGTATCGGCATGGTACTGGGGCTGATCACCTTTACCTGGGGCCAGAAGTTCCTGGACGGATTGGCCGAGCCAAGCCGCCCGGAAGTTCTCAAAGAGAAGGCGCTCGGCCCGATCAACAAAGAATGGGCGGTTTACCTCGGCGGTATCGCCTCCCTGGCACTGGTGTGGTTCCTGGTTCAAAGCGAGCCGGTGGTGCACCTGGCGCAGAACAGCCTGCTGATCGTCGCCATCGTGGGGCTGATCCTGTTCTCCATGCTGCACAAAGACAGCAAGGGTAAGGATATGATCGCTCTCGCCATGGCCGTGGCGACCGCAGCACTCGGCCTGATCTGGGCGTTCACCGATGTGGACGTGTGGCTGGGCTGCATGCTGTTGGGTCTGGTTGCCTTTATTGGCTACGGCTTCGTCCGCCACTACAGTGAGGAGTTCTCCCGCACCGTGGTGCTGATGGTATTGATCACCTCTACTATCGTGTTCTGGGCGCTGTTCGAGCAGTCCGCCGGCTCCATGACCCTGTACGCGGACCGTGTACTGGACCGCGCCGTGGGGGACGGTGAAATCCGGGCCTCCATGTTTGGCTCCCTAAATGCCGGCTTTATCATGCTGCTGGCGATTCCCTTCGCAGCCCTGTGGGTTTGGCTGGGCAAGCGCGGCTGGGAACCGAGCACCCCGGTCAAGTTCGGCCTCGGTATTATTCAGGCCGGTCTCGGCTTCGGCGCCCTGGTACTCGGCGCCGCCTTCCCGACAGAAGCGGGTAAAGTGGCCATGATCTGGCTGGTGCTGGCCTACCTGCTGCACACCACCGGCGAGCTGTGCCTGTCTCCGGTTGGACTGTCTGCGGTGACCAAACTCTCCATCGGCAAGGTGGTGAGTGTGAGCATGGGCACCTGGTTCCTGGCTACTGCGTTGTCCGAAACCGTGGCGACGCGCATCGGCAAGATGGCGGCCATGCCTCAGGACAGCGGCACCGATGTGGCGTCCACCCTGGCGACCTACACCAATCTGTACGAGTACCTGATGTGGTGGGGTCTTGGCGTTGGTGCGCTGATGATTGTCATCTCTCCGCTGCTGAAGAAAGGCATGTGCGGTATTCGCTGA